One genomic window of Gracilinema caldarium DSM 7334 includes the following:
- a CDS encoding DUF134 domain-containing protein: MPRPIIDRRIRTVPSVTLFQPAGFCHQHEPADVVLSLDEFEALRLADYEGLYQEAAALQMGISRQTFGRIIESGRKKVADALVNGKVLRVEGGNTVLQNRDESVLHIAVPTDKEGNIVLHFAHSELFIIFTIEQGSIIAEEQLPFLGHWNCKSGIASEMARKNVRLLLVQNIGEGAVRHMASFGIRVVRGVSGHARTTLERFLQENALVSLLERPFPRPL, translated from the coding sequence ATGCCCCGTCCAATAATTGACCGTCGTATTCGGACCGTACCTTCTGTTACCCTCTTTCAACCCGCCGGTTTCTGCCATCAGCATGAACCTGCTGATGTGGTGCTATCCCTAGATGAGTTCGAAGCCTTGAGACTTGCTGACTATGAAGGTCTTTACCAGGAAGCTGCGGCCCTTCAAATGGGCATTTCCCGGCAAACCTTTGGCCGTATCATAGAAAGTGGCCGGAAAAAAGTCGCCGATGCTCTGGTTAATGGGAAGGTTCTTCGGGTAGAAGGTGGAAATACGGTACTGCAAAATCGAGATGAGTCGGTCTTACACATTGCAGTTCCTACTGATAAAGAAGGAAACATTGTTCTCCATTTTGCACATAGTGAATTATTTATTATTTTTACGATAGAGCAGGGAAGTATTATTGCAGAAGAACAATTGCCTTTTTTGGGGCATTGGAACTGCAAAAGTGGTATAGCAAGTGAAATGGCCAGAAAAAACGTACGGCTCCTGCTTGTCCAGAATATCGGGGAAGGGGCGGTACGGCACATGGCTTCCTTTGGTATACGGGTTGTACGAGGAGTCAGCGGCCACGCAAGAACGACCCTGGAGCGATTTTTACAGGAAAACGCCCTCGTTTCTCTTCTTGAGAGGCCTTTTCCAAGGCCTCTTTAA
- the radC gene encoding RadC family protein: MKYLLKHDELRNCTTGMDGQCCYEEHTKNLVYSPLELPKAERPRERLAAAGPQSLSDRDLLAILLGAGIRGKSVYQVAEDLLDRLDLSKGLPALEKLSEIYGLGFSKACLVLAMLEFSRRYWGPVGTRIREPADAYQLLRHYADRKQEHFICISLNGAHEVLASRIITIGLVNRTLIHPREVFSDPLIDRACAVIVAHNHPSGQVNPSLEDEEITRRLKATADLVGITLLDHIIFSEDGYYSFSREQNSIFLS; encoded by the coding sequence TTGAAGTACCTTTTAAAGCATGATGAATTACGCAATTGTACTACTGGTATGGATGGACAATGTTGTTATGAAGAGCATACCAAAAACTTGGTATATAGCCCTCTGGAATTACCTAAGGCTGAACGACCTCGGGAACGTCTAGCAGCGGCCGGCCCTCAGTCCTTATCGGATCGGGATTTGCTTGCCATATTACTTGGTGCAGGCATCCGTGGAAAAAGTGTATACCAGGTGGCTGAAGACCTTCTTGATCGTTTGGATCTATCAAAGGGTCTACCTGCGTTAGAAAAGCTTTCTGAAATTTATGGCCTTGGTTTTTCAAAAGCCTGCTTAGTACTGGCTATGCTTGAATTTAGCCGCCGTTATTGGGGCCCAGTAGGTACAAGAATACGAGAACCCGCAGATGCCTATCAACTGCTCAGACACTATGCGGACCGGAAACAAGAACATTTTATTTGTATATCCCTTAATGGTGCCCATGAAGTGCTTGCTAGCCGTATTATTACAATCGGACTTGTCAATAGGACCCTTATTCATCCCAGAGAGGTTTTTTCTGATCCTCTTATAGACCGGGCTTGTGCAGTTATAGTCGCCCATAATCACCCCTCTGGCCAGGTAAATCCCTCATTAGAGGACGAGGAAATAACCCGTCGCTTAAAGGCTACAGCAGATCTGGTAGGTATTACCCTGCTTGATCATATCATTTTTTCAGAAGATGGATATTACAGTTTCTCACGGGAACAAAATAGTATTTTTTTATCATAA
- a CDS encoding glycine C-acetyltransferase: MYERMKQDLEQRLHELETQGLYKIERVLQGAQGPEISVRLSNGKTISALNFCANNYLGLANRPELIAAATKAMQEWGYGLSSVRFICGTQEQHRLLEQELSAFLGTEDTILFSSCFDANGGVFEALLDADSAILTDALNHASIIDGVRLCKARRLIYNHMDMADLEQKLREAADAKYRMIVTDGVFSMDGDIADLKSICDLADQYDALVLVDDSHATGFIGPHGRGTAEHWNIQDRVDLITTTFGKALGGASGGCVSGRRELIQWLRQKARPYLFSNTLAPAIVGATREALRIAAEAQDLRNQLARNTMRFRRAMEAAGFTIRQGHHPIVPIMLGDEKLAVQMAKALLDEGIYVIAFSYPVVPRGLARIRVQLSAVHTDEMVDRCVAAFIKVGKALGALKT; this comes from the coding sequence ATGTATGAACGGATGAAACAGGATCTGGAACAGCGGTTGCATGAACTGGAAACCCAGGGTTTATACAAGATCGAGCGGGTACTGCAGGGGGCCCAGGGGCCGGAAATCAGTGTCCGTCTTTCCAATGGAAAAACTATTTCAGCATTGAACTTTTGTGCCAACAATTACCTGGGTCTTGCAAACCGGCCTGAACTCATTGCAGCTGCTACCAAAGCAATGCAGGAGTGGGGCTATGGTCTTTCATCGGTCCGTTTTATCTGCGGCACCCAGGAACAGCACCGGCTTCTGGAACAGGAACTTTCTGCCTTTCTCGGGACCGAGGACACTATTCTGTTCTCTTCCTGCTTTGATGCAAACGGAGGTGTTTTTGAGGCTCTCTTGGATGCAGACTCAGCGATTCTGACCGATGCCTTAAACCATGCATCGATCATCGATGGGGTGCGGCTTTGCAAGGCCCGCCGGCTTATCTATAACCATATGGATATGGCCGATTTAGAGCAGAAATTGCGGGAAGCGGCCGATGCCAAGTACCGGATGATTGTAACCGACGGGGTCTTCTCCATGGACGGCGATATCGCAGATTTAAAATCCATCTGCGATCTGGCGGACCAGTACGATGCCCTAGTATTGGTGGATGACAGCCATGCGACCGGTTTTATCGGTCCCCATGGCCGGGGTACCGCCGAACATTGGAATATACAGGACCGGGTGGATCTTATTACGACTACCTTTGGGAAGGCTCTGGGCGGAGCCTCGGGGGGCTGTGTTTCGGGCCGCCGGGAACTGATTCAGTGGCTCAGGCAGAAGGCTCGGCCCTATCTCTTCAGTAATACCCTCGCACCAGCCATTGTGGGCGCTACCCGGGAAGCCCTGAGAATTGCCGCCGAAGCCCAGGATTTGAGAAACCAGCTTGCACGAAACACTATGCGATTCCGGCGGGCCATGGAAGCCGCAGGATTCACGATCCGGCAGGGACATCATCCCATTGTACCCATCATGCTGGGGGATGAAAAACTGGCGGTTCAGATGGCCAAGGCCTTGCTTGATGAGGGTATTTATGTTATTGCTTTCAGTTATCCTGTAGTGCCCCGGGGGCTTGCACGGATCCGTGTTCAGCTGTCTGCGGTCCACACTGATGAAATGGTAGATCGCTGTGTTGCGGCTTTCATCAAGGTTGGTAAGGCTTTGGGCGCCCTGAAAACTTAA
- a CDS encoding PQQ-binding-like beta-propeller repeat protein: MNKRVHFFGSLFILSTLFGFLIGCQAGSKESITDNNKRDFAELITTDTQASTQESSEPPSSIQPVLVFLQGSVNIQRQGQAINATEGLTLEAGDIISTGIDGSAEIAYGSLGTLRLLPRTIVSLTVIISRALNQSDRDSADITLIGGTLAAKVKKLSSKDEFLVLTPNCAAGVRGTQFIVSYEEPLHKNGTITRTERTLVAVREGSVAVLPKGKLLTSLIDGRQSSPLAGAVVTTALALAPKAGPGQEVSIGGQETASGIAQDETLIHQAESVYGTLVGQAENLQARGTDFDTISDPIPILAASGSDTSKAFTELSRIMPALLQSEYSRQLLEVLDRMRDPGSDKAPLPASLPERYFSLKTKDESDKTTASKKLTYPGLVYSHSLSSAAFTGMISRSGNTLLIFDALGNLYALNPEGKQLWTHSALVAFTALDTTVALLESQALRLYDAVTKSERGLYPFDSWQALPQAKPVPIPNGIALATPRGVTILRQENAELLAEIPVLGGLISPLVLADSHLIAVSGQGKLVFIDIKNNRISEELELNFKDDVLTPRFKDGKVFIATKNGRLVAVDVTTHQTIWDVDLGQGIRVEPEVDGERIYLWVQNKSLVIVSIQNGTPFGKPIPDVESPPLLAKGRLYWGGSGPSLVVADSATGTILKRSPLPDKVSARPLLVDGILYLGTSTGKFIRLDIEKL; the protein is encoded by the coding sequence ATGAACAAACGAGTACATTTCTTTGGTTCACTTTTTATTCTCAGTACCCTGTTTGGTTTTCTTATCGGCTGTCAGGCTGGCAGTAAAGAATCTATCACAGATAACAACAAGCGGGATTTTGCTGAACTCATCACTACTGATACACAAGCTTCGACTCAGGAATCATCGGAACCGCCCAGTTCCATACAACCTGTGCTGGTTTTCCTACAAGGTTCGGTAAATATACAACGCCAGGGGCAGGCTATCAATGCTACGGAAGGTTTGACCTTGGAAGCGGGAGATATCATCAGTACCGGAATCGATGGATCCGCAGAGATTGCGTATGGTTCATTGGGAACTTTACGTCTTCTTCCCCGGACTATCGTGAGTCTGACTGTGATTATATCCCGTGCCTTAAATCAGTCGGACCGGGATTCAGCGGATATCACGCTGATTGGGGGAACCTTAGCCGCCAAGGTAAAAAAATTATCATCAAAGGATGAATTCCTTGTGCTGACCCCCAACTGTGCAGCGGGTGTTCGGGGTACCCAGTTTATTGTAAGCTATGAAGAACCACTCCATAAAAACGGAACGATTACGAGGACCGAACGGACTCTTGTGGCGGTCCGTGAAGGCTCTGTAGCGGTGCTCCCTAAAGGAAAACTTCTTACCAGTTTGATTGATGGCCGCCAATCCAGTCCTTTAGCTGGAGCTGTGGTTACGACCGCCCTAGCGCTAGCTCCTAAAGCTGGTCCAGGTCAGGAGGTCTCCATAGGTGGGCAAGAAACCGCTTCAGGTATTGCCCAGGACGAAACACTCATCCATCAAGCCGAAAGTGTATATGGAACTCTTGTGGGACAGGCTGAGAATCTTCAGGCTCGAGGAACCGATTTCGATACAATCTCTGACCCGATACCGATACTCGCAGCATCTGGATCGGACACCTCAAAGGCATTCACAGAGCTCTCCCGGATTATGCCTGCGTTGCTTCAATCGGAGTATTCACGACAACTTCTTGAGGTGTTGGATCGCATGAGAGACCCCGGTTCTGACAAAGCTCCATTGCCAGCTAGTCTTCCGGAGCGTTATTTTTCTTTAAAAACAAAAGATGAATCTGACAAAACTACAGCTTCCAAGAAACTAACCTATCCAGGACTTGTTTATTCTCATTCCCTCTCTTCTGCGGCATTTACTGGTATGATAAGCCGTTCGGGGAATACCCTACTCATCTTTGATGCCCTGGGGAACCTTTATGCATTGAATCCTGAGGGCAAGCAACTATGGACCCACTCCGCGCTGGTTGCCTTCACTGCTCTTGATACTACCGTTGCATTACTTGAATCCCAGGCACTGCGTTTGTATGATGCAGTGACAAAGTCAGAACGAGGCCTGTACCCATTCGATTCGTGGCAAGCCTTGCCCCAGGCGAAGCCTGTACCGATTCCCAACGGTATAGCCCTGGCGACACCTCGGGGAGTCACCATACTCAGACAGGAGAATGCTGAACTGCTCGCGGAAATTCCTGTACTTGGAGGCCTAATCTCTCCATTGGTGCTTGCCGATTCGCACCTCATAGCAGTGAGCGGTCAGGGCAAGCTTGTGTTTATCGATATTAAGAATAACCGGATCAGTGAAGAGCTTGAACTAAACTTTAAAGATGATGTACTGACGCCTCGTTTTAAGGATGGAAAGGTATTTATCGCTACCAAGAACGGACGCCTTGTGGCAGTAGATGTTACAACACATCAAACAATCTGGGATGTGGATCTAGGACAGGGAATTCGCGTTGAACCGGAGGTAGACGGAGAACGGATCTATCTCTGGGTACAAAATAAATCCCTTGTGATAGTATCAATACAAAACGGGACTCCTTTTGGAAAACCAATACCAGATGTAGAATCGCCGCCACTTCTTGCTAAGGGCCGGCTGTATTGGGGCGGGAGCGGGCCAAGCCTCGTTGTGGCCGATTCTGCAACTGGGACTATTCTGAAACGCAGTCCCCTTCCTGATAAGGTAAGTGCTCGCCCGCTCTTAGTGGACGGAATCCTCTACCTAGGAACCAGTACCGGAAAGTTTATTCGGCTTGATATTGAAAAACTGTAG
- a CDS encoding S1C family serine protease has translation MKLYSRGQLIFYSLLTGLLVALFAIGLGFIKVPYMNGSTTTESKGTGNNTYTTNANEVVFPSVQLQQSVETKKALPVAEITPYTQDELENIDVYERLNEAVVNITTETVAINWFLEPVPQDGGSGSGSIIDTRGYVLTNNHVIENAYKIFINLADGSQFEGKVIGTDPENDLAVLKFDPPKGVQLKTIPFGDSGNLKVGQKVLAIGNPFALERTLTVGIVSGLGRPIQSSSNTIIRDMIQTDASINPGNSGGPLLDAMGRMIGINTMIYSPSGGSVGIGFAVPVNTAKRVVAELIQYGKVRRGWIDATVVQLFPALVNYAKLPVTSGLLVSQTKKGGFAERAGIRQGSEPVRYGNSVIYLGGDIITMVDGIKISRLADLYSALEDNKPGDKIAVEINRNGKPLTLTVTLADREQVLAK, from the coding sequence ATGAAGCTTTACAGCCGGGGACAGCTTATTTTTTATTCCCTCTTAACTGGGCTTTTGGTAGCCCTTTTTGCCATTGGATTAGGTTTTATAAAAGTTCCATATATGAATGGTTCAACTACTACAGAATCGAAAGGGACAGGCAATAATACATATACCACTAACGCAAACGAGGTTGTCTTTCCTTCTGTACAGCTTCAGCAATCAGTAGAGACAAAAAAGGCTCTTCCAGTAGCAGAAATCACTCCATATACTCAGGATGAGCTTGAAAATATCGATGTCTATGAACGACTCAATGAGGCGGTGGTCAACATTACCACCGAAACGGTAGCTATAAACTGGTTCCTGGAGCCGGTTCCTCAAGATGGCGGCTCAGGTTCAGGATCTATCATCGACACCCGGGGATATGTACTTACCAATAACCATGTCATTGAAAATGCCTACAAGATTTTCATCAACCTGGCGGATGGGAGTCAATTCGAAGGTAAAGTCATCGGCACGGATCCTGAAAACGATCTGGCGGTTTTAAAGTTTGATCCGCCCAAGGGGGTTCAACTGAAAACAATCCCCTTTGGCGATTCAGGGAACCTTAAGGTAGGACAGAAGGTGCTGGCTATTGGGAACCCCTTTGCATTGGAACGAACACTGACCGTAGGTATTGTATCCGGTCTTGGACGCCCTATCCAAAGCTCAAGCAACACCATTATCCGGGACATGATTCAGACCGATGCTTCTATTAACCCGGGAAATTCTGGTGGACCTCTTTTAGACGCCATGGGCCGGATGATTGGTATTAATACTATGATCTATTCTCCTTCAGGTGGGTCAGTAGGTATTGGGTTTGCAGTACCAGTGAATACTGCAAAGCGGGTTGTCGCAGAGCTTATTCAGTATGGCAAGGTCCGCCGGGGCTGGATTGATGCAACGGTGGTACAGCTCTTCCCTGCCCTGGTGAATTATGCAAAATTGCCTGTCACTTCGGGACTCCTGGTATCCCAGACAAAAAAGGGCGGCTTTGCAGAACGGGCAGGTATCCGGCAGGGTAGTGAACCGGTACGATACGGAAACAGCGTCATCTATTTAGGAGGCGATATCATTACTATGGTAGATGGGATCAAAATAAGCCGCCTTGCAGATCTCTATTCAGCTCTGGAGGATAACAAACCGGGAGATAAGATAGCCGTAGAAATTAATAGAAACGGAAAGCCCCTGACGCTCACGGTTACTTTGGCAGACCGGGAACAGGTCCTTGCAAAATGA
- a CDS encoding glucosaminidase domain-containing protein, with product MKYILKYLVLLVSISFILGSCTSISTVSAGMSPEQPQERPPVLPSIPQKIMSTGKVPPKDLARFLHQNNPKISDQEALLMANLYHKEAALESVNSDIAFVQMCLETSFLRFGGLVTPDMHNYCGLGSIGPGKPGERFPTAQMGVRAHIQHLKAYASTEALHQSLVDPRFKYVRRGSAPSIHDLAGRWASDREYGRKLEGLLKRLYQSAFGIATAEATSWKTGLYFSNYPTSGSTAGAVYVIDN from the coding sequence ATGAAATATATTTTGAAATATCTGGTACTCTTAGTCAGTATAAGCTTTATATTAGGGTCTTGTACCAGCATTTCGACCGTATCAGCCGGAATGAGCCCTGAACAGCCTCAAGAACGTCCACCGGTACTGCCATCTATTCCACAGAAAATTATGAGTACCGGCAAGGTACCCCCAAAAGATTTAGCCCGTTTTTTACATCAAAATAATCCTAAAATATCAGATCAGGAAGCTCTGTTGATGGCAAACCTTTACCATAAAGAAGCTGCTCTTGAGTCGGTGAATTCTGATATTGCCTTTGTTCAGATGTGTCTTGAGACTAGTTTTCTCCGATTCGGCGGATTGGTTACTCCTGACATGCATAACTATTGCGGCTTAGGCTCAATCGGGCCAGGTAAACCGGGAGAACGGTTTCCCACAGCCCAAATGGGAGTACGGGCACATATACAGCACCTCAAAGCCTATGCCTCCACCGAAGCACTTCATCAAAGTCTGGTAGATCCTCGTTTTAAATATGTTAGACGAGGTAGTGCGCCGAGCATACACGATCTTGCAGGCAGATGGGCCAGCGATCGAGAATATGGCAGGAAGCTGGAAGGACTACTAAAGCGGCTTTATCAGTCTGCTTTTGGTATAGCCACTGCCGAAGCTACTTCTTGGAAAACAGGACTATACTTCTCCAACTACCCAACATCCGGTAGCACGGCAGGGGCTGTGTATGTTATAGATAACTAG
- a CDS encoding ferritin: protein MISKGMVQTINKQINNEMYSAYLYMAMSADCSSKGLNGFAKWFMVQYHEEMFHAMKMYNYLLDQGEAVHLQEIKEPPKTFTSVKEMFEKTLEHEKFVTKSIHEIANLAQKEQDHATYTFIQWYVTEQIEEEKNDMEILQRLTLAGESGPGLFMLDSALGARALTVQTDFSVGVPISANG from the coding sequence ATGATCAGTAAAGGAATGGTACAAACTATCAACAAACAGATCAACAACGAAATGTATTCGGCATATCTGTATATGGCCATGTCAGCCGATTGTTCAAGTAAAGGGTTGAATGGCTTTGCTAAATGGTTCATGGTTCAATACCATGAAGAAATGTTCCATGCCATGAAAATGTATAACTACCTGCTAGATCAGGGAGAGGCAGTACACCTGCAGGAGATTAAGGAACCACCAAAAACTTTTACATCGGTCAAAGAAATGTTTGAAAAGACCTTGGAACATGAAAAATTTGTCACCAAATCTATTCATGAGATAGCTAACCTAGCCCAGAAAGAGCAGGATCATGCCACATATACCTTTATTCAGTGGTATGTCACTGAACAGATAGAAGAAGAAAAGAACGATATGGAAATTCTTCAGCGGCTTACACTCGCCGGTGAATCCGGGCCAGGTCTTTTCATGCTCGATAGCGCTTTGGGTGCTCGGGCCCTCACGGTGCAGACTGACTTTTCAGTAGGTGTTCCCATTTCAGCGAATGGCTAG
- a CDS encoding metallophosphoesterase family protein, which yields MRVAVISDIHANLAAFKALLNRATMEVDEFWCLGDLVGYGPDPDECVRLARETCKIILAGNHDLAACGKIDISDFSHHARKAMEWTWDHISLESKTFLATLPSIVTYKGIVLSHGSPRNPVWEYIMSETDALDAFRDVSFTHCFFGHSHLPSAFILKRNFAKTTIQVLYGDGNKRVDASVVNNRFLFNPGSVGFPRDAQDAHASDSLDKAVARFALYDTVLKQWTFRRFTYDMRETGERMYSYGLW from the coding sequence ATGCGAGTAGCTGTAATTTCCGATATACATGCAAATCTTGCTGCTTTTAAGGCACTGCTAAATAGAGCAACGATGGAAGTTGATGAATTCTGGTGTCTTGGTGATTTGGTTGGTTATGGACCAGACCCAGATGAATGTGTAAGGCTGGCTAGAGAAACCTGTAAGATCATCTTAGCAGGCAACCATGACCTTGCAGCCTGTGGCAAAATAGATATATCTGACTTTTCTCATCATGCTCGAAAGGCTATGGAGTGGACCTGGGATCATATTTCCCTTGAAAGCAAAACCTTTCTAGCGACACTACCCTCAATAGTTACCTATAAGGGAATAGTACTTTCTCATGGAAGTCCCCGGAATCCGGTGTGGGAATATATCATGTCAGAAACAGATGCCCTGGATGCCTTTCGAGATGTTTCTTTTACCCATTGTTTTTTTGGCCATAGCCATTTGCCTTCTGCTTTTATATTAAAAAGGAATTTCGCTAAAACCACAATTCAGGTATTATATGGAGATGGAAACAAAAGGGTAGATGCCTCGGTGGTCAATAACAGATTTCTGTTCAATCCAGGCAGTGTAGGTTTTCCACGGGATGCCCAGGATGCCCATGCATCTGATTCACTTGATAAAGCGGTTGCTCGTTTCGCCCTCTATGATACTGTCCTCAAACAATGGACCTTCCGCCGTTTTACCTACGACATGAGGGAAACCGGTGAACGGATGTATAGCTATGGGTTATGGTAA
- a CDS encoding PEGA domain-containing protein, whose translation MREPVSLLGLWMLLFIAIEPSFTKEVSSYDSYLESDGTGITINSIPAKAKVYIDGIQRGITPLSLSNLAPGKYQVTLVKEGYEKRTIFVTLLEGKHLDLTLEMFQAMGQLIINLERVSTAPSPEKLPLRAELYVDNIKSDTTFLSLVAGWHKIRIEAFGWDSVEKTVLVLQDFTQVLTVSLEPAQFKISDFRSERIRLNPHNPGLLGSAGIAFQVNATGTGSIIIYDTINTPVYEYHFKPFTEYTQRMNWMGTDKQGNKLPDGLYRVVLTATSIPYDMSDPIQYEEELFIHIDSSLVIRPWSIGSGGAGLVYLSIPETIAPLSFQTDTRLAFGFPFGVDNAFSSVPFSLGLRFSPIDTWEISFSGEFDAHRDSSANQGSLNLRKKLFAANNSIPLALGADFSWTLSEVSTHDDPYMVSWSGAQGGPRFGLSFLIPLGSYFSVGMSPGLVWSMDMFTYHTSPIPNYELEMGILGIGETITGGVSAKMLWQNVQDTQLSWNKLLIMTATELHWFPKPSVLVFHLSGGLWLFQEKLGGFGSIGFGLIH comes from the coding sequence ATGAGAGAGCCCGTATCACTCCTAGGCCTATGGATGCTCTTGTTCATAGCAATAGAGCCCAGTTTTACCAAGGAAGTGAGCTCCTATGATTCTTATCTGGAATCAGACGGAACAGGAATAACTATAAACAGTATCCCAGCAAAAGCGAAGGTTTATATTGATGGAATTCAACGGGGTATTACACCGCTTTCATTATCAAACTTGGCACCGGGTAAATACCAAGTTACCTTAGTTAAGGAAGGATATGAGAAGCGGACTATTTTTGTAACTTTATTAGAAGGGAAGCATCTGGACTTGACGCTGGAAATGTTTCAGGCGATGGGTCAGCTGATCATCAACCTTGAACGGGTATCCACTGCTCCTAGTCCTGAGAAACTACCACTAAGAGCAGAGCTCTATGTAGATAACATAAAGTCAGATACTACCTTCCTGTCCTTAGTAGCTGGTTGGCATAAAATAAGGATAGAAGCCTTTGGGTGGGATTCAGTAGAAAAAACTGTGCTGGTGCTTCAAGATTTTACCCAGGTACTAACTGTTTCCTTAGAACCAGCACAATTTAAAATTAGTGATTTTCGATCCGAACGAATACGACTTAATCCCCATAACCCAGGCCTGTTGGGATCTGCCGGTATTGCATTTCAGGTAAACGCCACTGGTACAGGCTCAATCATTATCTATGATACCATAAACACCCCTGTATATGAATATCATTTTAAACCCTTTACCGAATATACCCAACGCATGAATTGGATGGGAACCGATAAGCAGGGCAATAAGCTGCCTGATGGGCTTTATAGAGTTGTACTTACAGCAACTTCAATTCCCTATGACATGAGTGATCCCATTCAATATGAGGAAGAACTATTTATACATATTGATTCTTCACTGGTTATTCGGCCTTGGAGCATTGGTAGCGGTGGGGCTGGGCTTGTATATCTTTCCATTCCAGAAACCATAGCCCCATTGTCTTTTCAGACCGATACTCGTCTTGCCTTTGGTTTTCCCTTTGGTGTAGATAACGCTTTTTCCTCGGTTCCGTTTTCGTTGGGACTACGGTTTTCTCCCATAGACACCTGGGAAATATCCTTTTCCGGTGAATTTGATGCTCACAGGGATTCTTCTGCCAATCAAGGTAGTCTAAATTTACGTAAAAAATTGTTTGCTGCAAATAATAGTATCCCCTTAGCTTTGGGAGCAGATTTTTCATGGACATTATCGGAGGTTTCAACTCATGATGACCCTTATATGGTTAGTTGGTCTGGGGCTCAGGGTGGTCCACGATTTGGTTTATCTTTTCTGATCCCCTTGGGATCCTATTTTAGTGTAGGTATGAGCCCAGGTCTTGTATGGTCCATGGATATGTTCACCTATCATACATCTCCTATTCCAAATTATGAATTAGAGATGGGTATTTTGGGTATCGGTGAAACTATAACCGGTGGTGTTTCAGCAAAGATGCTCTGGCAAAATGTACAAGATACTCAGCTCAGTTGGAACAAATTGCTTATTATGACTGCGACCGAATTACATTGGTTCCCAAAACCTTCGGTTCTGGTATTTCATCTTTCAGGAGGATTGTGGCTTTTCCAAGAAAAATTAGGTGGTTTTGGCAGTATTGGTTTCGGACTTATTCATTAA